A genome region from Panicum virgatum strain AP13 chromosome 4K, P.virgatum_v5, whole genome shotgun sequence includes the following:
- the LOC120702947 gene encoding choline/ethanolaminephosphotransferase 1-like isoform X1 — MGFIGAHGVETLKRYRYSGEDRSVVAKYVLQPFWSRCVTLFPLWMPPNMITLTGFTFLVLSALLGYIYSPRLDTAPPRWVHLAHGLLLFLYQTFDAVDGKQARRTSSSSPLGELFDHGCDALACAFEALALGSTLMCGGWTFCFWVVAAVPFYLATWEHFFTNTLILPTINGPTEGLMLIYVSHLFTFLTGAEWWAQDFRKSLPIFGWIPLPFLSEIEIPLYVIVLILMIVGAVIPTVRSNVSNVQEVVKARKGSMALALAMILPFIALLAGVSIWCSLSPSSIMRNQPHLLVIGTGFNFGYLVGRMILAHLCDEPKGLKSGMFMSLVFLCFPIANALIAKINDGMPLVDELVLLVLYCAYTVGLYLHLAVSVVHEIKDALGIYCFRITRKEA; from the exons ATGGGGTTCATCGGCGCGCACGGCGTGGAGACGCTGAAGCGGTACAGGTACAGCGGGGAGGACCGCTCGGTGGTGGCCAAGTACGTGCTCCAGCCCTTCTGGAGCCGATGCGTCACCCTCTTCCCGCTCTGGATGCC ACCAAATATG ATCACACTTACAGGATTCACGTTTCTAGTTCTATCAGCGCTGCTTGGCTAT ATATATTCACCTCGTCTTGACACTGCTCCACCTAGGTGGGTCCATCTTGCCCATGGATTACTTCTCTTCTTGTACCAG ACTTTTGATGCTGTTGATGGTAAACAAGCAAGGCGTACTAGCTCATCAAGTCCTCTTGGAGAACTTTTTGATCATG GATGTGATGCACTTGCCTGTGCT TTTGAAGCCTTGGCCCTTGGAAGCACCTTGATGTGTGGAGGATGGACATTCTGTTTCTGGGTGGTTGCTGCTGTCCCGTTCTATCTTGCAACCTGGGAACA CTTCTTTACAAATACACTCATCCTTCCTACAATAAATGGACCGACGGAGGGCCTGATGTTGATCTATGTGTCCCATTTGTTTACATTTCTTACTG GCGCTGAATGGTGGGCACAGGATTTTCGGAAATCACTACCCATTTTTGGTTGGATTCCACTTCCATTTCTTTCTG AAATTGAAATCCCCTTATATGTTATTGTGCTGATTCTTATGATTGTGGGTGCTGTTATACCTACTGTTAgatccaa TGTCAGTAATGTTCAGGAGGTAGTGAAGGCGCGAAAAGGAAGCATGGCACTGGCATTAGCGATG ATCCTTCCTTTTATTGCACTGCTAGCTGGAGTTTCTATCTG GTGTTCTCTTTCTCCTTCCAGTATTATGAGGAACCAGCCACATTTGCTTGTAATCGGAACTGGCTTTAATTTTGGATATTTGGTG GGAAGAATGATACTTGCTCATTTGTGCGACGAGCCGAAAGGTTTAAAATCTGGGATGTTCATG TCTCTGGTGTTTCTTTGTTTTCCGATTGCTAATGCTCTCATTGCAAAGATCAATGATGG GATGCCTTTGGTTGATGAACTTGTGCTGCTTGTTCTGTATTGTGCATATACAG TGGGTCTTTACCTACACCTTGCCGTTTCGGTTGTGCATGAGATCAAGGATGCTCTTGGAATCTATTGCTTCAG GATAACTAGGAAGGAGGCTTGA
- the LOC120702947 gene encoding choline/ethanolaminephosphotransferase 1-like isoform X2 yields the protein MRHPLPALDAITLTGFTFLVLSALLGYIYSPRLDTAPPRWVHLAHGLLLFLYQTFDAVDGKQARRTSSSSPLGELFDHGCDALACAFEALALGSTLMCGGWTFCFWVVAAVPFYLATWEHFFTNTLILPTINGPTEGLMLIYVSHLFTFLTGAEWWAQDFRKSLPIFGWIPLPFLSEIEIPLYVIVLILMIVGAVIPTVRSNVSNVQEVVKARKGSMALALAMILPFIALLAGVSIWCSLSPSSIMRNQPHLLVIGTGFNFGYLVGRMILAHLCDEPKGLKSGMFMSLVFLCFPIANALIAKINDGMPLVDELVLLVLYCAYTVGLYLHLAVSVVHEIKDALGIYCFRITRKEA from the exons ATGCGTCACCCTCTTCCCGCTCTGGATGCC ATCACACTTACAGGATTCACGTTTCTAGTTCTATCAGCGCTGCTTGGCTAT ATATATTCACCTCGTCTTGACACTGCTCCACCTAGGTGGGTCCATCTTGCCCATGGATTACTTCTCTTCTTGTACCAG ACTTTTGATGCTGTTGATGGTAAACAAGCAAGGCGTACTAGCTCATCAAGTCCTCTTGGAGAACTTTTTGATCATG GATGTGATGCACTTGCCTGTGCT TTTGAAGCCTTGGCCCTTGGAAGCACCTTGATGTGTGGAGGATGGACATTCTGTTTCTGGGTGGTTGCTGCTGTCCCGTTCTATCTTGCAACCTGGGAACA CTTCTTTACAAATACACTCATCCTTCCTACAATAAATGGACCGACGGAGGGCCTGATGTTGATCTATGTGTCCCATTTGTTTACATTTCTTACTG GCGCTGAATGGTGGGCACAGGATTTTCGGAAATCACTACCCATTTTTGGTTGGATTCCACTTCCATTTCTTTCTG AAATTGAAATCCCCTTATATGTTATTGTGCTGATTCTTATGATTGTGGGTGCTGTTATACCTACTGTTAgatccaa TGTCAGTAATGTTCAGGAGGTAGTGAAGGCGCGAAAAGGAAGCATGGCACTGGCATTAGCGATG ATCCTTCCTTTTATTGCACTGCTAGCTGGAGTTTCTATCTG GTGTTCTCTTTCTCCTTCCAGTATTATGAGGAACCAGCCACATTTGCTTGTAATCGGAACTGGCTTTAATTTTGGATATTTGGTG GGAAGAATGATACTTGCTCATTTGTGCGACGAGCCGAAAGGTTTAAAATCTGGGATGTTCATG TCTCTGGTGTTTCTTTGTTTTCCGATTGCTAATGCTCTCATTGCAAAGATCAATGATGG GATGCCTTTGGTTGATGAACTTGTGCTGCTTGTTCTGTATTGTGCATATACAG TGGGTCTTTACCTACACCTTGCCGTTTCGGTTGTGCATGAGATCAAGGATGCTCTTGGAATCTATTGCTTCAG GATAACTAGGAAGGAGGCTTGA